GTTGGTCAGGATGGCGATGTCCTCGAGCATGGCCTTGCGGCGATCACCGAAGCCCGGCGCCTTCACGGCCGCGACCTTCAGGCCGCCGCGCAGCTTGTTGACCACCAAGGTTGCCAGGGTTTCACCCTCGACGTCCTCGGAAATGACCAGCAGCGGACGGCCCGACTGCACAATACGCTCCAGGATCGGCAGCATGGCCTGCAGATTGGCCAGCTTCTTCTCGTGCAGCAGGATGTAGGGCTCTTCCAGATCGACCAGCATCTTCTCGGCGTTGGTGATGAAGTACGGCGACAGGTAGCCACGGTCGAACTGCATGCCTTCGACGGTTTCCAGTTCGGTTTCCATCCCCTTGGCTTCCTCGACCGAGATGACACCCTCGTTGCCGACCTTTTCCATGGCGCGGGCCAGCATCTCGCCGACTTCCCTGTCGCCATTGGCGGAAATGGTGCCGACCTGCTCGATTTCCGAGTTGGACGAGACCTTCTTCGAACGGGACTTCAGCTCATTGGCAACGGCGGTGACGGCGAGGTCGATGCCGCGCTTCAGGTCCATCGGGTTGTAGCCGGCGGCGACGGCCTTCGAGCCTTCGCGCACGATGGCCTGGGCCAGCACGGCGGCAGTGGTGGTGCCGTCACCGGCGATGTCGTTGGTCTTGCTGGCAACTTCGCGCACCATCTGGGCGCCCATGTTCTCGAACTTG
The window above is part of the Emcibacter sp. SYSU 3D8 genome. Proteins encoded here:
- the groEL gene encoding chaperonin GroEL, with protein sequence MAAKEVKFGADARQSMLRGVDILANAVKVTLGPKGRNVVIDKSYGAPHITKDGVTVAKEIELSDKFENMGAQMVREVASKTNDIAGDGTTTAAVLAQAIVREGSKAVAAGYNPMDLKRGIDLAVTAVANELKSRSKKVSSNSEIEQVGTISANGDREVGEMLARAMEKVGNEGVISVEEAKGMETELETVEGMQFDRGYLSPYFITNAEKMLVDLEEPYILLHEKKLANLQAMLPILERIVQSGRPLLVISEDVEGETLATLVVNKLRGGLKVAAVKAPGFGDRRKAMLEDIAILTN